GAAGATTTCACGGGCAGGAACGATGAAAGCGACACTCACCGGATTGCACGGCTTGATGCTGGATCTGGACGGCACCGTCTATCAGGACAACCGCCTGATTCCCGGCGCCGCCCAAGCCATCGCCGACCTCAGGGAGCGCGGCTACCGGCTCCGCTTCGTGACCAATACCACCAACAAGCGGCGGGAAACCATCCGGGACAAGCTCCATGCCCTGGGCATCGAGTCGGATGCCTCGGAGATATTCACGGCTCCGGTGGCAGCCAGCCTGATGCTGCGGCGCCATCCGCAGGCCCGCTGCTGGGTGGTCACCCGGGGCGACTCCATCCAGGAGTTCCAGGGCCTGAGACTGGACGAGGACCGACCCGACGTCGTGGTCCTGGGCGATCTGATGGAAGGGTTTACCTTCGAGCTGCTCAACCGCGTCTTCCGCAAGCTGATGGATGGCGCCGAGCTGATCGCCATGCAGAAGAACCGTTACTGGCTGACCCGGGGCAAGCTGACGCTGGACATGGGACCCTTCGTAGCCGCCCTGGAGTTTGCCACCGGCCGCAACGCCCGGGTGATCGGCAAACCCTCGCGGGAATTCTTCCGCCTGGCGCTCTCCCACCTCGGACTGCCCCCTCATCAGGCGGCCATGGTGGGGGACGACTGGGAATCCGACATTGGCGGCGCACAGACGGTGGGCCTGCGCACCATCCTTGTCCGAACCGGCAAGTATCAGGCCGAAGACGAGAACAATCTCGATCCGCAACCGGACGGCGTCATCGAGAGCCTGGCTGAACTGTCGGAGATCCTTGCGTGAGACCCTAGGCCCCAAGTGTCGTTGGTCCCGCGGTGTTGCCTGCCGGATACCGGATGAACTCATGCGTGAAACCCTGCTGAGCTATCTGCCCGAGTTTCTGGACCGCGGCGAGGACACGGCGCTGATGGGCCGTTCCGGGCTGCGGACCGACTACTGGTCCTACCGCAGGCTGGCCCAGACTGCCTTCCAGGTGGCCCGGGAGTTGGGGGCCAGGGGCCTTGTCAAGGGAGACCGGCTGGTATTGTGGGAAGACAACTCGCCCGCATGGGTGGCCACCTTCATGGGGTGCCTGATGCGGGGGGTTGTCGTGGTTCCCCTGGATGTTCAGAGTTCCCCCGAGTTCGTGGCCGGCATCGAGCGCCAGACCCGGCCCAGGCTGGTTCTGGGAGGAAGCCCCGGCGCCTCGCTCGAAGGCCTGCAGTCACCGGGGGATTCAGTCGCAGGGTTCTGCCTTAGTGCCGCTGCGCAGCCAGCCACGCCGGATTGGAGTTACGCCGGCAAGGTCACTGGCGATCATCTGGCCCAGATCGTGTTTACCTCGGGGACCACGGCGGCGCCCAAGGGGATCCGCCTTACCCACCGGAACCTGCTGTCCAATCTGACTCCCCTCGAAACCGAGATCCGGAAATATGCCAAGTGGGCGGCTCCGGTTCATCCCATCCGCTTCCTGAGCCTGCTGCCCCTCAGCCACGTATTCGGCCAGATGATGGGCATTTTCGTGCCGCCTCTGCTTGGTGGCCAGGCCCTCTTTCTCAATACCCTCAACCCCTCGGAGATTATCTCGGCCATTCGGCGGGAACGGATCTCGATGCTGGCCACCGTTCCCCGCATCCTGGAGCTGCTGAGGGACAAGATCGAGCGGGACGAGGCCGCCCGCAATCGCCGTCCTCCTCTGGCCGAGTTGTTCGAACGCAGCGCCGGACAGCACTGGCTGCGTCGCTGGTGGACCTTTCGCCACGTCCGCCGCCGCTTCGGCTGGAAGTTCTGGGCCTTCCTTTCGGGAGGGGCGACGCTCGACTCCGGCACCGAAGATTTCTGGAAGAGGATGGGCTATGCCGTCATTCAGGGCTACGGAATGACCGAAACGGCGGCCATCATCAGCCTGGCCCACCCCCTTCGACCCGGCCGGGGCTCGATCGGCAAACCCATGCCCGGCCAGGAGATCAAGCTGGACGAACGAGGCGAAATCCTGGTGCGGGGCCGCAACATCTCACCCGGCTATTGGGGGGCGGAGGAGGCTCCCCTGACCGACGAGGACGGTTGGCTGAGAACCGGGGACCTGGGCGAACGGGATGTCAGGGGCAACCTCTATTTTCGAGGCAGGCGCAAGGAAGTCATCGTCACCTCGGCAGGCTTGAACGTCTACCCCGGGGATATCGAAGCTGTTCTCAATCAGCAGCCCGAGATCGGCAGCAGCGCCGTGGTTGGAGTGGAGGGGGTGCAGGGTCCCGAACCGGTGGCCGTGCTGATCATGAGAAGCCCGGAGGTGGACCCTTCAGCGGCGGTGCAACGGGCCAATCAGGGCCTCAGCTCCTACCAGCAGGTCCGTCACTGGGTGGTGTGGCCCGAGCGCGATTTTCCGCGGACGGCCACTCAGAAAGTTCGCAAGCGGGACCTGGTCCGGTTTGCGAGCCGCCAGGGAAGAGACGTGCCGGGCCATGGTGGCGACGACCAGGATAGCCTGCTGGGTGAGATCCTGACGCTCATTGAGGGCATTACCGGTACCTCGCCGCAGCGGCGGGACCGCCAAGCCAACCTGACCTCCGATCTCAAGCTGGATTCCCTGGCCCGAGTCGCGCTCGTCACCCAATTGGAAGATCGCCTTCGGATGGATCTGGACGAATCCAAAGTCAGCGAGGCTCTGACGCTGGGTGACCTGGAAAGGCTGATCGGGCGTCCGGAGGGTCTGTCCGAGGACGCCCGAACCGAGGCGGCTCCGCCAGGTCCTGAGACCGCAGGCGACTCGCAGGCTCCATCGGAAGCACGCCCAGACCCGGATCCCGCACGGCCGGACCGGGAAAATTCCGGCCGATCCTGGCGGCCTTATCCCTACCCCTACTGGTCCTTGAGGCGGCCCGCTACCTGGATCCGATATATTTTCCAGCACTGTCTTATCTGGCCGCTCACCCATTTGCTCTGCTGGACCCGGGTGAGTGGACGAAGACACTGGCACGGACTTCGGGAACCGGTGCTGGTGATTGCCAACCATGTGACCTTTTTCGATCCGGCGCTCATCCTGGCCCGTCTGCCCCGGCGCCACCGGAACCGGCTGGCCATCGCCATGATCGGCGAAAGGCTGCGGGACTTTCGATACCCTCCGCCGGGGCGCGGGCTTGCCCGCTTCACCGACTACCTGGCCTACGGCGCCACGGCCGGCGGGTTCAACGCCTTTTCACTGCCCAGGCAAACCGGGTTCCGCCGCAGCTTCGATTACGCCGGGGAGGCCATGGATCGCGGCTACAGCGTCCTGGTCTTTCCGGAGGGAGCGCGCACCAAGGATGGCGAAATGCAGCCCTTCCAGTTCGGAATAGGACTGCTGGCGGCCGGTCTTGGCGCTCCGGTCGTCCCCGCCAGGATCGAAGGATTGTATGAGCTGAAGCAGAGGAGGTTCGCAGGGATTCACTGGCCCTTCACCCGGCCCGGTCAGGTTTCCGTCACCTTCGGTCCACCGCTGCGGCCCTCGCCTTCGGATTCTCCCCAGGATCTGACCCGGGAGTTGGAGAAACGAGTCAGAGGGTTGAGTCGTCGCAAGGCCTCAAAAAGGGGTTGAGGGATATCCATAGGGCCGATGCCGGGGTGACCTTCAGGGCAAGAGGCCGCGGCGATTGAGGCAGCCCCGCGGAGGCTACAATTTGCCGGCAATGGCCTCGGCCATCTGAAAGGTGGTGCTGGCGCCTCCCATGTCGTAGGTCCGAACCCGTCCTTCCCGGATGACCTCTGCCACCGCCTCCTCCAGCCGTTGGCTCTTGCGGTCCTCGGACAGGTAGTCCAGCATCATTTTGGCCGCCAGTATGGTGGCGATGGGATTGACCTTGGACTGTCCCACGTACTTGGGAGCCGAGCCGTGGGTCGGCTCGAAGACGGCCAGCCGGTCCCCGATGTTGCCGGAGCAGGCAAATCCCAGTCCTCCCACCATCTGGGCGCACAGGTCGGAGACGATATCCCCGAACAGGTTGGGCGCGACCAGGACGTCGTAGTTGAGAGGGTTCTTGAGCAGCCACATGGCCATGGCGTCCACGTTGGCGTGGTCCCAGGGGATGTCGGGGTATTCCGCCGCGATT
Above is a genomic segment from Acidobacteriota bacterium containing:
- a CDS encoding TIGR01458 family HAD-type hydrolase, producing the protein MKATLTGLHGLMLDLDGTVYQDNRLIPGAAQAIADLRERGYRLRFVTNTTNKRRETIRDKLHALGIESDASEIFTAPVAASLMLRRHPQARCWVVTRGDSIQEFQGLRLDEDRPDVVVLGDLMEGFTFELLNRVFRKLMDGAELIAMQKNRYWLTRGKLTLDMGPFVAALEFATGRNARVIGKPSREFFRLALSHLGLPPHQAAMVGDDWESDIGGAQTVGLRTILVRTGKYQAEDENNLDPQPDGVIESLAELSEILA
- a CDS encoding AMP-binding protein, with translation MRETLLSYLPEFLDRGEDTALMGRSGLRTDYWSYRRLAQTAFQVARELGARGLVKGDRLVLWEDNSPAWVATFMGCLMRGVVVVPLDVQSSPEFVAGIERQTRPRLVLGGSPGASLEGLQSPGDSVAGFCLSAAAQPATPDWSYAGKVTGDHLAQIVFTSGTTAAPKGIRLTHRNLLSNLTPLETEIRKYAKWAAPVHPIRFLSLLPLSHVFGQMMGIFVPPLLGGQALFLNTLNPSEIISAIRRERISMLATVPRILELLRDKIERDEAARNRRPPLAELFERSAGQHWLRRWWTFRHVRRRFGWKFWAFLSGGATLDSGTEDFWKRMGYAVIQGYGMTETAAIISLAHPLRPGRGSIGKPMPGQEIKLDERGEILVRGRNISPGYWGAEEAPLTDEDGWLRTGDLGERDVRGNLYFRGRRKEVIVTSAGLNVYPGDIEAVLNQQPEIGSSAVVGVEGVQGPEPVAVLIMRSPEVDPSAAVQRANQGLSSYQQVRHWVVWPERDFPRTATQKVRKRDLVRFASRQGRDVPGHGGDDQDSLLGEILTLIEGITGTSPQRRDRQANLTSDLKLDSLARVALVTQLEDRLRMDLDESKVSEALTLGDLERLIGRPEGLSEDARTEAAPPGPETAGDSQAPSEARPDPDPARPDRENSGRSWRPYPYPYWSLRRPATWIRYIFQHCLIWPLTHLLCWTRVSGRRHWHGLREPVLVIANHVTFFDPALILARLPRRHRNRLAIAMIGERLRDFRYPPPGRGLARFTDYLAYGATAGGFNAFSLPRQTGFRRSFDYAGEAMDRGYSVLVFPEGARTKDGEMQPFQFGIGLLAAGLGAPVVPARIEGLYELKQRRFAGIHWPFTRPGQVSVTFGPPLRPSPSDSPQDLTRELEKRVRGLSRRKASKRG